AATTAACAACTTAATTTCGGACATCTATCAGAAGGATATTAATGAAAAAGACGCACAGCTAAGAGCACTTCGAGCCCAGATAAATCCACATTTTCTTTATAATACTCTAGACACAATCAATTGGATGGCACAATTTGGGAAATCAGAAGAAGTTAGTAAAATGACCACCTCTTTAAGTAGGCTGTTGAAAAAAAGTATAACGAATAATGGTGAGTTCATTAGACTTGAAGAAGAGATTAATTATATTGATGATTATATGACGATTCAAAAAATTAGGTTTCAAGACAGAATTCATTATTCTGTTAACATTAATCCAGAGGCAAAAAATTGTTTAGTTCCAAAACTGATTCTGCAGCCAATCGTTGAAAATGCTATGATTCATGGTATTGAAAAGAAAATTGGCAACGGATATTTATTTATCAATGGGAAAATTAAAAATAACAAATTACACATTGAAGTTTTAGATAATGGAGTTGGTATGGATGAAAATAAAGTCGCCGCTCTTTCCGAGGGTAGATATGTAAGTCTTGATGACAACAGAGGAACAGGAAATGGGATATTAAATGTTCAAAACCGGATTCAATTATTATTTGGTGATGATAATGGTTTAAAGATTAAAAGTAATATTAACGTGGGAACCTCGTTTGAGTTGACTTTACCTATAAGAAGGGAGGGAGTCTAAATGTTGAAAGTACTAATTATTGACGATGAACCATTTATTAGTAAAGGATTATCTGAAAAAATCGATTGGCCAGCCCTTGGCTGCGAAATTTGTGGAATGGCTTCGAATGGTTACGAAGGAAAAAAACTAATTAATCAACTTAAGCCAGATATCGTAGTGTCTGATATTGTTATGCCGGGACATACAGGCCTAGAATTGGCGGAGTTCGTTCATCAAAATCATAAAGATATCTTAATGATTCTCTTGTCAGGATATGATGAGTTTACATTTGCTAAAGAAGCCTTTAAATATGGCGTTTTTGATTATTTACTTAAACCCACAGTCGTCGATGAAGTAATGGCAGTGATTAAAAATGCAGTAAATACTATAGAACAAAAAAGAGATAAAGAGAAAAACTATGAATATTTGGAAAATGCTCTTCAGGAGAGTATACCCATTATAGAACAATCTTTATTATATGAGATGACGGTTAAGGGGATAGTACCGACACAAAATATAAAACAAAGCATCGATCTTACGCCTGGAAAAGGTGCCGTGATAACAGTAGAAATGGATAGTGATATACAAAATGATACTGTTACAAAATCAATCAAGGACTTATTACAAACAAAAAATATGGAAGCAAGATTTGTAACCAATGATCAAAAACTTTTGGTAATACCTTCATTCTCACTATTATTGCCAGATAAAGTGGTAGAAACACGATTAAAAGATATTGCTGAACATATATTGAGTTATTTTTCTTTTGAGAATCGCATCCATGTTTCAATGGGTATTGGAGGAATGTTTACGTCTATCAATACCTTACACTCCTCTTACTTACAATCAATCAAAGCATTATCACGGGGTTATTTTGTTGGGAAAGGGAAGATTCATATATATTCTGAATCTAGCACCGAACATTTTAACAATAATTTTTCAGCTGAATTATCGAACTTTATTGAAAAGTTTGAAGAATGGGAACTTGAGAAGATACTGCTTCAAATTGAGGGACTATTCAAGGAGCTAAAATACACATTTGATAGACAGTTAGTATTAAATCTTTGCTTAGAGTTATTAATTAAATTAGGATTGATCGTTGCAAAATGGGATAAAAATTTTTCAATGACCGTTGGGTATGAACAACTTGAACGGTGTAAAACCTTTGAACAACTACTTGAATTTATGAAGCAAACCTGTGTGAAGGTGAAAAATCATCTTTATGAAACAATGAATAAAAATAACTTAGGTGTAGTTGAGCAGGCAAAACGAATTATTGAACAACAATATGGTAATCCAGATTTAAATGCACAGTTTATTGCAGAACAACTTGATGTTAGTGTTAGTTACTTAAGCCGGACCTTTAAAAAGGATACTGGGGAAAATCTTAGTAATTTCTTAACCGAAAAACGGATTCAGGAGGCACAAAAACTTTTAACTACTACTGATTTAAAAGCCAACGAGGTTTCAATTATGGTAGGATTTCTTGATGCAAGATATTTTGGTCAAGTTTTTAAGAAAATTATGAGAACAACACCTTCTGAATATAAAAAATGTAAGTAATCAATTTTTAAACATCAAAATTTCAACCTTTCTCCCTCATGGCCGTATCACATGAATTTCATGTGCTGCGGTTTTTTTATTGTGGTAGTCAATATTTTCAACAACTACATCAAAAATTTCAACCTTTCTCTCTAATGGTAGTTAGGTAAAATTAAAAACAAGAAAGCACTTTCAACTACTTTTGTAAGGGATTGCAATTGCAGGAGGGAATATACGAAAAGACACATTATCCCTAATTTTTATCCCTCCAATAAATCGTTGGCTGGGAACAGGGAGAAAAGTAGTTAAATCTTTTTAGGAGAGAGAAGGGGATTATATGACAAACAGTAAGAAAAAGATTACCATACCTAGAGCCATTGGTTATGGATTAACGGACATCATGGGTGGAGGTGCTTTCACCGTTATTGCCGCTTGGTTAATGTATTACTATACAACATTTGTTGGTTTGACTCCTGTTGAAGGGGCCTCCATTATTGCTATTGCTCGTATAGTAGATGCGGTAGTGAGCTTATCTATCGGCAGTATCACAGATAACTTCTATAAATTTAAATTGGGAAGAAAGTTTGGCAGACGCCGTTTCTTTCTATTAATTGGTTCGCCGCTCATGGCCACATATGTGTTGCTGTGGTTTACAGGAATGAATTATTGGTACTACCTTTTAAGCTATCTGTTATTTGAAATCGTTATGGCTTTAGTATTAATTCCTTGGGAAACGCTGCCATCCGAAATGACAAAGGATTTTAATGAAAGAACAAAATTATCCACAGCAAGAATGTTTATGTCTGGTACAGGTGTATTTTTAGCCACGTTTGTTCCTGCACGGTTAATCGCTTACTTTGGTGAAGATAATGCGTATGCTTATTTTATCAATGCTGTATTTTTTGCCATACTGTTTGCGATTTGTATCTTTATCTCTTATAAAGTAACGTGGGAAAACAAGCTTACACCTGAAGAAGAAAGAGAATTAATCGTCCAATCGGGCAAATCTAAAAGTTTTGGTGAAACACTAAGTGCGATTGGATCCGTTTTAAAGGAATATTGGACTACCTTGAAAATAAAAAGCTTTCGTAAACATTTAGCGATCTATTTATTATCCTTCACTGCTAAAGACGTATTTAATGCTGTTTTTGTTTATTTCTGTGTGTTTGCTCTAAGTATATCATCTTCACTTGCTGCAGACTTACTATCACTCAGTATAATTGGGGTGCCTATTATGCTGGTAGCTGGTTTCTTAATGATAAAAGTTGGTCCTGGTAATTTGTATAAAATCTCCTATTCCGTAATGCTTATCTGTTTGGGAGCGTTTTATGTAGTCTATTTAACTAAGCCTGATTCGATGGTCGTCATGCTGTTTGTGATTGCTGCTTTTTATCAAGTTGGCAGAGCAATTTTAGACTTTACACCGTGGAATGTATTCCCTTTCATTCCGGATATTGACGAGATTGTAACGAGACAAAGGCGAGAAGGATTGTTTGCAGCAGTTATGACATTCGCCAGAAAAACGTCTGTTGCATTGGCTACTATGGTTGTGGGACTTGTACTACAATGGGGCGGTTTTGTTGCAGGAGAAAAAACACAAACAGCAGAGGCAGTTCATACCATCGTCTATACTATGGTCATTGGCGCTTCAGTTCTTCTTGTTGCAGCATTACTAGTGGTTTTCACTTTTAAATTAAATAAACAAACTCATAAAATATTAGTCGATGAGATTGATAGATTAAAAAATAATGGTTCAAAACTTAAAGTGGATCCACAAACAAAAGAAGTTGTTGAAAATCTTACTGGGTTTAAGTATGAGGACATCTGGAAGGATAATGATGAAAGTAAAATAAAATCTGCTTGAGTAAGTCACTCTCTAGAAAGCGTAAGGTGAAAAAATTATGTCAATCCGTGAAAAATACATGTTCAAGTTTATCAATGAAGACAATAATTGTTTATCTTTTAAATTAGATCATAGTAATTTTATTGCTAGAGTATTTGTTTTAGAAAATGATATTGTTCGTGTTTTGATGACAGATGGTGAAGAGCTATCGCTGCCACAAACTTGGTTAGTTGCACCGGGAATGGATGATGTTCCTATGGAAGGCAGACAACGTTTGGATATTAGTCCATTTAGTTTGCCAACCTATGTTTCGTACGAAAGAGATGAAGTATTTTATATTGAAACATCTGCATTAAAAGTTGAAATTAAACTAAATGGATTCAATATACATTGGTACCATAAGGATTCGGAACAATCAGATTATATTCATTTTATGAATGACCGAAAAACACAAGCCTATAATTTTGATGGTTCATTAGGTGAAGGAATATTTCATTATATCGAGAGAACGAGAGAAGAAAGTTATTACGGTTTAGGGGAAAAGGCGGGCGAAACCGACCGCTACGGTAAGCGCTATCGTATGTTGAACGTTGATCCAATGGGTTACGATGCCCAATATACTGACCCATTGTACAAACATATCCCGTTTTATATCACCCGAAATGATAAAACAAATATTTCATTTGGAATATTTTACGATAATATGTCAAAAGCAGTATTTGATATGGGAAATGAAATGGATAATTATCATGGCTGGTATCGCTATTTCCAATCAGATGCCGGTGATTTAGATTACTATATCATTGCTGGTCCGGAAGTAAAGGATGTTGTAAAAAGATACACTTGGTTAACCGGGAAACCGATTTTTCAGCCAAAATGGAGCTTGGGCTATTCGGGATCTACGATGACATATACAGATTTACCGAAATCCCAAGAAAGATTAAATGAATTCCTGCAATTATGTGAAGAACATGATATTATTTGTGATTCGTTCCAATTATCATCAGGCTATACGTCTATTGGGGATAAACGTTATGTATTTAACTGGAATAGAGATAAGTTTCCAGACCCTAAAGGGTTCACAGATGGATATCATGAAAAGAATGTGCATCTTTGTGCGAACATCAAGCCTTGCTTGTTAAAAGACCACCCATTATTCGAAGAATTACAAGATAAAGGGATGTTTATTAAATCGGAAGATGGCAAAACGCCTGAAATGGCACAATTTTGGGATGAAGTAGGAGCCTATTTGGATTTTACAAATAAAGAAACTTATGCATGGTGGAAAAAGAAGGTAACTGAAGCATTACTGGAATATGGTATTGATTCTACATGGAATGATAACAATGAGTTTGAAATTTGGACGAAAAATGTAAAAAGCAATGGGTTTGGACAAGAGGTAAATTTTGAACTTGTACGTGCCTTACAGCCATTATTAATGATGAAAGCTTCCTATGAGGCACAAAAGGAATTTTCACCAGAAGTAAGACCATATTTAATTTCACGATCCGGTAGCCCAGGGATGCAGCGATATGTTCAAACATGGACAGGTGATAATTATACGAGCTGGAAAACCGTAAAATACAATATTAAAATGGCCGTTGGTTTAAGCTTATCGGGTGTATATAATATCGGTCATGATATTGGCGGATTTTCCGGCCCTGCTCCGTCACCGGAATTATTTGTCCGTTGGGTGCAAAATGGAATTTTCTATCCTAGATTTACGATTCATTCATGGAATGACGACCAAACGGTCAATGTTCCTTGGATGTATGAAGAAACAGCTGGCCATATAAGGGATTTAATTAAGTTTAGACACAGATTAACTCCATATTTGTATACTTTGTTATACAATGCTCACGATCAGTATGAGCCTATCATTAAACCAACATTCTACGAGTTTGGTCAAGATAAAAAGACATTTGAAGAATGTGATGATTTTATGTTAGGTGATTCCATTCTAGTGACATCTGTGGTAGAAGAAGGAGCAACTGAGCGGACAGTTTATTTACCAAAGTTTGATGGCGGGTGGTACGATTATCATACATCAACTTGGTATGAAAGTGGACAAACTGTAACGGTACCTGCACCATTAACATATGCGCCTTTCCTTGTAAAAGAAGGCAGTATCATTCCAGTGAATGATGCAGACTGTTCATTTCTAACAAAAACAAACGATGAACGGGGATTTGAGTTGTTCCCTCATCAACAAACAGGTACATCAGATTATGTATTGTACGAGGATGACGGAATCTCTTCAAATTTTCAAGAAAATCATACTAATCTTCATGTCCACATGAAAACAACTAGTGATCGATTGGAAGTTTCTTTAGAAAAAGAAGGGGTCTTCGAGTTGTCATATAAACAAATTACATTCCATTTGCCAAAAGGTGAAACACGGGAGCTAGTGGTGAACGGACAGCCTTTACAACAAACAGATAATGGAAGTTTTGTTTACTATCTATAAAATTTAAAGGATTTTCTCCCTCATTATTAAATAGACCCTATAGTATAGATATACATAAACAGTCTAACTATAGGGTATTTTTCTTGTATAATGTATAGTGGGATTTTAAGAATTTCATATCCCGAATGTACCATTATAGAAAGGGAAGTATCATCCTATGAAACAATCATTGAAAACGATTTCTATTTTTTTTATAACATCGATTTTTGTAGTTATACTTTCAGCCTGTGATAACAACCCAAGTCAAAAAGAAACAATCGGAACAGACAATGAAAAGAAGGTTACCTTGGATTTCCTATGGTTTAGTGACGGTGTAGAGGGAAAGGTAATGAAAGAGATTATCAAGGATTATCAGGCAAAAAATCAAAATGTTGAAATTAAATTAATAGAAGTAGCTTATCAAGATTTAGATACCAAATTAAAAAGAATGATTGCAGGCGGGGAACCTCCAGCATTAGCACGAATAACAGATACTGGGAATTTCGCTGACTTTGCATTAGATCTTACACCATATGTTGGGGGAGAGGAAGAATTTACTTCTCAATTTCTCCCAGCAATTAAACCTTATTATGTAAAAGAGAATAGAATTATTGCAGCACCGATGGATGTTACGGCAACCAGCATCATCTATAACAAATCATTGTTTAGTAAAGCAGGAGTGCAAGTTCCGCAAACCCCTGACGAAGTTTGGACCTGGGATGAATTTGCCGAAGCTCTTAAAACAGTGAAAGTAAAAGGCGGGGCAAAACAAGGGCTGTTAGTTGATTTTACCCCTCGCAGATATTCCACTTTAGTTTATCAATTTGGCGGAAGCCTCATGACAGAAGATGGTTCTGCACCAGCAATCAATAATGAAAAAGGCGTAGCAGCATTAGATTATTTTATCAAACTTCATAAAGATGCGATCATTCCTGAATCGGTTTGGTTAGGTGTGGACGATCCAATTAAACTTTTCCGCTCAGGACAGGCTGCTGCTCACTTATCTGGAAACTGGATTCTAAGCAACTATAGCGATATTGAGAATTTTGAGTGGGGGGTAACCTATCTTCCTAAAAAAGAGATTCGTTCTTCTGTGCCTGGTGGAAAATATATCATGGGCTTCAAAAATACTGAGGTAGAAGAAGAAACAGCTGATTTTATTAAATATTTATCAACAAAGGAAGTTAATGCAAAATTCAATCAAGAGTCTCTGTTGTTAAGTTCACGATTAGATAACAATGAATTAAACTACGAGTTTGGCAAAGAGATGTTTAAAACATTTTCAAATGAATTAGAAAATACGCCAATAATTGCAGCGGAAGATTGGCGCAATCAAGAGGTCATTTCCCAGATTTCCACTGATATGAGAGACTTAATCATCAGTGCTCTAAATGGGGAAGTAACCTCACAAGAGGCAATGGATGCAGTGGCAGAAAAAATTAGAGAAGCGATTGAGGGAAGTCACACTAATCAGAGTGAAAATAGATATGACGTGCCTGATAACCTTCAATCATCAAACCATTCAGCAAGTTATTGAAAAATCTTGAGTCAAAGATCTATGGACTATATTGATGTGTTTATGACCTTTAAATAATAAGAACAGAGAGGAAAGGATTAATGTTATGAACCAGAAAATCATCCCTGCCTCTTCTAATATGAAGGAATTCGAATCCTTTTTGAGAAGTCCTTACGAGATTGGTGTATTTTTAGATATGCATATTGCTCAGTTAAAACATATTAATAGTATGGCTAAGGAAAAAGGGAAGAAAATGATTTACCATGTGGACTTAATCCACGGCATAAAAAATGATGATTATGCCACAGAGTATATTTGTCAAGAATTCAAGCCGTATGGCTTAATCTCAACTAAATCTAGTGTGATTCAAAAGGCAAAGCAAAAAGGTGTAATTGCGGTACAAAGAATCTTCCTAATCGATAGTCATGCTCTTGAAAAAAGCTATAAATTAATAACAAAAACCCAGCCCGATTACATTGAAGTCCTGCCTGGGGCAATGCCGAAAATTATTGCGGAAGTTAAGGAGAGTGTTGGAATACCCATTTTGGCTGGGGGGTTAATTCGAAACTCTGAAGATGTGGATGCTGCACTAATGGCCGGCGCTACAGCTATCACGACTTCAAAACGAGAATTATGGGAGGGTTTTTTTTAACATATTAATAACATACTCATGTTAAAAAAGTTGTTGACATGGGTTTTAGTAGAATTGTATACTTTCCTCAACAAGTTAACAGTATGTGACGGAGAGTAGGAGATTCACGCAGAGACCCATTTGTGGTTAATTCTGTTTTGTGAATCTCCTTTTTTATCTTCATATATAAGAAGATATTTTTGGAAGATGGTATTTTGGGGGGAAATTAATAGTGGAAAAATACATTTTATCTATAGACCAGGGGACAACTAGTTCACGTGCGATTATATTTAATAAAAATGGAGAAATTGTTCATTCTGCACAAAAGGAAATCACGCAATATTTTCCAAAGCCAGGCTGGGTCGAACACAATCCTAATGAAATTTGGGGTTCCATTCTTTCGGTTGTTGCCGAAGTCTTATCAGAATCCGAAATTAAACCTGAACAAATTGCAGGGATAGGGATTACAAACCAACGCGAAACAGCTATAGTCTGGGACAAGGAAACAGGCCATCCAGTTTATAATGCCATTGTTTGGCAATCAAGACAAACAACTGAGATTTGTGAAGATTTGAGAGAAAATGGTTATAATGACCTATTTCGTAACAAAACTGGACTGTTAATTGATCCTTACTTTTCAGGAACAAAGGTAAAATGGATCCTCGATCATGTGGAAGGGGCACGTGAAAAAGCGGATCAAGGAAAATTAATATTTGGTACTGTTGATACTTGGCTGGTTTGGAAACTATCCGGAGGCCGTGCACATGTAACCGATTATTCTAATGCTTCACGAACCTTAATGTTCAACATCTATGAATTAAAGTGGGATGATGAATTATTGGATATTTTAGGTGTACCTAAATCTATGCTGCCCGAGGTTAGACCCTCATCTGAAATCTATGGGAAAACGGTTGATTATCACTTTTTCGGGAACGAGATTCCAATATCTGGGATTGCTGGTGATCAGCAGGCTGCATTGTTCGGACAAGCGTGCTTTGACGAAGGAATGGCGAAAAACACCTATGGTACTGGCTGCTTTATGTTAAAGAATACGGGGGAGAAAGCTGTTCGCTCAGGGCATGGATTATTAACCACTATAGCATGGGGGCTGAATGGAAAAGTAGAATACGCACTTGAGGGTAGTATTTTTGTGGCGGGTTCTGCCATTCAGTGGCTTCGTGATGGGTTAAGAATGTTTAAAGATGCAAAGGATAGTGAAGCATATGCATTAAAAGTTGATTCCAGCGATGGAGTCTATATGGTCCCAGCGTTTGTAGGCCTAGGAACTCCATATTGGGATAGTGATGTACAAGGTGCCGTTTTTGGTTTAACCCGTGGTACGACAAAGGAACATTTAATACGCGCTACGTTAGAATCACTTGCATACCAAACAAAAGATGTCTTATCTGCCATGGAAGCTGATTCTGGAATTGAACTAAAAACTCTCCGTGTTGATGGCGGGGCGGTGAAAAACAATTTCCTAATGGAGTTCCAAAGTGATATTTTGGATGTTCCAGTAGAAAGACCAGTTGTAAATGAAACTACCGCATTAGGAGCAGCATATTTAGCAGGACTTGCTGTTGGCTTCTGGGAAAGCCAAGAGGAAATTGCAAAGCAATGGGCGGTTGACCGAACGATTTTACCAAAGATGTCTGATGAAAATCGGAATAAATTATATGACGGTTGGAAAAAAGCAGTGAAAGCAACAATGGCTTTTAAATAATTATTTTCAATTTCCTTACTTAATGTTATACTAAAAGCAAGTTAATACATGGCAGGAGAAGTCGGAGAGACCACAAAAACATTATCAATATTGATAATGTCTTTGTGGTCTCTTTTTATTTCATCTAAAAAAAATAAATCTATTATACAAGCAGGAGGAGTAGTACATTATGAAATTTTCAAACCTAAATCGAACTGAATTTGTTAACAAATTTAAAACACAAGTTTTTGATGTATTAGTTATAGGCGGAGGAATTACAGGAGCTGGTATTGCCCTTGATGCTCAATCCCGTGGGATGAATACGGCCCTAGTTGAAATGCAAGACTTCGCTGCCGGGACCTCAAGCAGGTCGACAAAATTAGTTCACGGCGGCCTTAGATATCTAAAACAATTTGAAGTTAAAATGGTGGCAGAGGTTGGAAAAGAAAGGGCGATTGTCTACGAAAATGGTCCGCATGTGACAACGCCTGAATGGATGTTATTGCCACTTCATAAGGGTGGTACTTTTGGGAAAATTAGCACATCCATTGGTCTGCGTGTATACGATTTCTTAGCTGGTGTTAAAAAGTCGGAACGGAGAAAAATGCTAACCTCACAGTCAACATTAGAAAAAGAGCCGCTTATCAAAAAATCTGGTTTAAAGGGTGGCGGTTATTATGTTGAATATCGTACAGATGATGCAAGGCTGACCATTGAGGTCATGAAAGCGGCGGTGGCAAAAGGGGCAATTGCTTGTAACTATACAAAAGTATCAAAGCTTCTTTATGAAAATGGAAAAGTAATTGGTGCCTTGGTCCAAGATCAATTTACAGGAGAGATGTATGAAATACATGCCAAAAAGATCGTTAATGCTGCTGGACCATGGGTGGATCAAATTCGTGAAATGGATAAATCCAAAAAAGGGAAAGTCCTACTGCTTTCAAAAGGTGTTCACTTAGTGATTGACCAATCCCGTTTTCCTTTGAAACAAGCCATCTATTTTGACACACCAGACGGCCGTATGGTGTTTGCGATCCCTCGTGACGGAAAGGTCTATGTCGGAACAACAGATACTTTCTATAATGAAGATGCCGTAAACCCTAATATGACAGAAAGTGATCGTAGTTATATTTTAAATGCGATTGATTATATGTTCCCTGAAGTGAAAATAAGTGAAAAAGATGTCGAATCGAGCTGGGCTGGTGTACGACCGCTTATTTACGAAGAAGGAAAGAATGCATCAGAAATTTCTCGAAAAGATGAGATATGGGAATCGAAATCGGAGTTGATTACCATTGCTGGAGGTAAATTAACAGGATACCGAAAAATGGCTGAAATGGTGGTTGATTTATTGGCTGCAAAATTAAAATCAGAAGAGGGGAGAAGTTTCAAATCGTGTCAAACGAAGTATCTCCCAATTTCAGGTGGTGATGTAGGAGGTTCAAAACAATTTCCATCTTTTATTACTGCAACAGTTAGAAGAGGTATGGAAATAGGTCTTACAAAAGAAGAGGCTGAAACATTAGTGAAAACATATGGGTCCAATAGTAATACAGTGTTTGAATTGTTGAAAAATAATATGTCTGATGCAAAAAAATATCAATTACCTACGGTGTTATTTGCAAAATTACTTTATAGCGTTGAACATGAAATGATTGCCACACCTATAGATTTCTTAAACCGTAGAACAGGTGCCATTTTATTTGATATACAATCCGTAAAAGAATGGAAGAAGCAAGTAATTGCTTATTTAGCTGATAGATTTAATTGGTCTGGTCAAGAGAAAAACAAATATACATCTTCTGTAGATGAGGCAATAAAAGCTGCTGTCATTCCTGTTGATCAAACAAATTCTTACCGAAAAGCTGCAAATGGTAATTAACTTTAAGGGAGGATTTGCTTAAGAACTAAAGAAGTTAAAGATATTTTATTTGAACAGTAGGGTGAACATTATGGAACTTGGTGTTGGTGCTTATCTCAAGAAGATAAATAAGAGCTTAGTTTTAAGTAAAATTATTAAACATGAAATGATTTCAAGAGCTGAACTATCAAATATTACAAAATTAACAAAGGCAACCATTTCTTCACAGGTTTCGGACCTTTTAGAGGATGGGTTAATTATAGAAACTCAGCAAGAGTATAACAGTGTTGGAAGAAAGCCCATTATGCTTTCACTAAGGCAAAATGCGGGGTATGCTTTAGGAATTGATCTGGATTATCGGAATATTACATTTACTGTATGTGATTTAAAGGGGAACCCAGTTCATTCAGATCATGTAGAATTGGAGAATTCAAACTATGATGAGATTCTTCATCTTTTAATCGCCCAAATTAGAGGGTACCAAGAAAAATTTTCTGATAGTTGTTTTGGAATTGTTGGTGTGTCCATTGGAGTTCATGGAACTGTGAAGAATGACGAAACCATCTCTTTTGTGCCACAACATAAGTGGTACAATAAGGACTTAAAGCGTGACCTTGAGAAGATTTTAAATACAGTAGTTTATGTAGAAAATAATGCAAATTTATGTTCATTTGCAGAAAAAGTATATAATTTCCATCAAAGCAAGAACTTAATAAGTATTAGTATGTATTCCGGAATAGGTATAGGGTTTTTAATCAACGGAGAACTGGTAAAAGGGTATCATGGTTACGCAGGGGAAATGGGCCACATGATTATTAATCCTAATGGAAAACCTTGTAATTGTGGCAATTTTGGTTGTTGGGAGTTGTATGCTTCGGAAGTAAGCTTCATTAATGAATTGTCTGAAAAATTAAATAAACCAAAATTGACTTACGAGGATATCGAAAATCTTGTTATTGAGAGAAACCCAACAGTTATGGAGCAAATTGATAAATTTATAAAGAACGTATCTATCGGACTTAACAA
This genomic stretch from Neobacillus niacini harbors:
- the glpK gene encoding glycerol kinase GlpK; the encoded protein is MEKYILSIDQGTTSSRAIIFNKNGEIVHSAQKEITQYFPKPGWVEHNPNEIWGSILSVVAEVLSESEIKPEQIAGIGITNQRETAIVWDKETGHPVYNAIVWQSRQTTEICEDLRENGYNDLFRNKTGLLIDPYFSGTKVKWILDHVEGAREKADQGKLIFGTVDTWLVWKLSGGRAHVTDYSNASRTLMFNIYELKWDDELLDILGVPKSMLPEVRPSSEIYGKTVDYHFFGNEIPISGIAGDQQAALFGQACFDEGMAKNTYGTGCFMLKNTGEKAVRSGHGLLTTIAWGLNGKVEYALEGSIFVAGSAIQWLRDGLRMFKDAKDSEAYALKVDSSDGVYMVPAFVGLGTPYWDSDVQGAVFGLTRGTTKEHLIRATLESLAYQTKDVLSAMEADSGIELKTLRVDGGAVKNNFLMEFQSDILDVPVERPVVNETTALGAAYLAGLAVGFWESQEEIAKQWAVDRTILPKMSDENRNKLYDGWKKAVKATMAFK
- a CDS encoding ROK family transcriptional regulator, translating into MELGVGAYLKKINKSLVLSKIIKHEMISRAELSNITKLTKATISSQVSDLLEDGLIIETQQEYNSVGRKPIMLSLRQNAGYALGIDLDYRNITFTVCDLKGNPVHSDHVELENSNYDEILHLLIAQIRGYQEKFSDSCFGIVGVSIGVHGTVKNDETISFVPQHKWYNKDLKRDLEKILNTVVYVENNANLCSFAEKVYNFHQSKNLISISMYSGIGIGFLINGELVKGYHGYAGEMGHMIINPNGKPCNCGNFGCWELYASEVSFINELSEKLNKPKLTYEDIENLVIERNPTVMEQIDKFIKNVSIGLNNIINILNPETLVLNSELLKLFPEAMSLIKSNLKASISNYKEIYISDFGTNACVMGACALAIKNFLDIPELSLSVDQVEFYNQVI
- a CDS encoding glycerol-3-phosphate dehydrogenase/oxidase yields the protein MKFSNLNRTEFVNKFKTQVFDVLVIGGGITGAGIALDAQSRGMNTALVEMQDFAAGTSSRSTKLVHGGLRYLKQFEVKMVAEVGKERAIVYENGPHVTTPEWMLLPLHKGGTFGKISTSIGLRVYDFLAGVKKSERRKMLTSQSTLEKEPLIKKSGLKGGGYYVEYRTDDARLTIEVMKAAVAKGAIACNYTKVSKLLYENGKVIGALVQDQFTGEMYEIHAKKIVNAAGPWVDQIREMDKSKKGKVLLLSKGVHLVIDQSRFPLKQAIYFDTPDGRMVFAIPRDGKVYVGTTDTFYNEDAVNPNMTESDRSYILNAIDYMFPEVKISEKDVESSWAGVRPLIYEEGKNASEISRKDEIWESKSELITIAGGKLTGYRKMAEMVVDLLAAKLKSEEGRSFKSCQTKYLPISGGDVGGSKQFPSFITATVRRGMEIGLTKEEAETLVKTYGSNSNTVFELLKNNMSDAKKYQLPTVLFAKLLYSVEHEMIATPIDFLNRRTGAILFDIQSVKEWKKQVIAYLADRFNWSGQEKNKYTSSVDEAIKAAVIPVDQTNSYRKAANGN